Proteins from one Hoplias malabaricus isolate fHopMal1 chromosome 2, fHopMal1.hap1, whole genome shotgun sequence genomic window:
- the zgc:111983 gene encoding mucin-1, which translates to MRVLRFRSGSVITDTEVDFSSNETLPSPSSVKDVVVEAANNSTLGFNITADSVNVSTAIIPTQAPSDTQTTIFSSANQTTVLTSASTTTKPASAFNVIFSINRTFDSNLSNSTSPQFKALADNITTQISPFFQASFPKNFLGMQVLEFRNGSIVTTLEVLFSSGTVTQGQVYDTILNAVKNGNLSFSVIPSSISVIQTLGNSTTVPPKPNIATGIAGSLPVLFMSLIVMLLSAAFHY; encoded by the exons ATGCGTGTGTTAAGATTTAG GAGTGGTTCTGTAATTACAGACACAGAGGTTGACTTTAGTTCAAACGAAACACTTCCTAGCCCTTCCAGTGTTAAAGATGTAGTGGTGGAAGCAGCCAACAATTCAACATTGGGTTTTAACATCACAGCAGACTCAGTAAATGTCAGCACAGCCA TCATACCAACGCAAGCCCCAAGTGACACCCAAACAACAATTTTCAGCAGTGCAAACCAGACTACAGTTTTAACATCAGCTTCAACAACCACAAAacctgcttcagcatttaatgTGATCTTCAGCATTAATAGAACATTTGATTCAAATCTAAGCAACAGTACATCTCCACAGTTTAAGGCACTAGCTGACAACATCACCACTCAG ATTTCACCCTTTTTCCAGGCTTCATTTCCCAAAAATTTTCTTGGCATGCAAGTTTTAGAGTTCCG GAATGGCTCCATTGTGACAACGTTAGAAGTCTTATTTAGTTCTGGTACAGTTACCCAGGGCCAAGTATATGACACCATTCTTAATGCAGTTAAAAATGGAAACCTGTCCTTTAGTGTCATTCCAAGCTCCATCTCTGTCATCCAGACTTTAG GTAATAGCACCACAGTCCCTCCCAAGCCAAATATTGCAACAGGAATTGCCGGCTCACTTCCAGTGCTATTCATGTCCCTTATAGTGATGTTGCTTTCAGCTGCATTCCACTACTAA
- the LOC136675850 gene encoding serine-rich adhesin for platelets-like — protein MEDSLTSGPSSTTVLTHSIVTQPASTASENQGLTSISATQPTSTASENQGSTSITATQPASSATETQGSTSTTVTQPASTASENQGSTSTTVTQPHSTASENQGSTSTTVTQPPSTASENQGSTSTTVTQPPSTASENQGSTSTTVTQPASTASENQGSTSTTVTQPASTASENQGSTSTTVTQPPSTARENQGSTSTTVTQPHSTASENQGSTSTTVTQPPSSASENQGSTSTTVTQPPSSASENQGSTSTTVTQPPSTASENQGSTSTTVTQPASTASENQGSTSTTVTQPPSTASENQGSTSTTVTQPASTASENQGSTSTTVTQPASTASENQGSTSTTVTQPPSTARENQGSTSTTVTQPHSTASENQGSTSTTVTQPPSSASENQGSTSTTVTQPPSSASENQGSTSTTVTQPPSTASENQGSTSTTVTQPASTASENQGSTSTTVTQPPSTASENQGSTSTTVTQPPSTASENQGSTSTTVTQPPSSGSGNQGSTSTTATQPASSGSGSQGSNSTTVNQPPSSGSGNQGSTSTTATQPASSGSGNQGSTSPIVTQPPSSGSGNQGSTSTTVTQPTSPLNGTQPTSISVSQTTTAIPTTSVQASNHLFNVSFSSPETFTTDLNSPNSEAYNTRVSKVIAGLTPYFRSKFSNFHRMRVLRFRSGSVITDTEVDFSSNGTLPSPSSVKDVLVEAANNSSLGFNITADSVNVSTAIIPTQAPSDTQTTIFSSVNPTTVSSSENQTTVSGSENQTTASSNENQTTVSSSENQTTVSSSANQTTASSSANQTTASSSANKTTVSSSANQTTASSSANQTTVSSSANQTTVSSSANQTTASLSANQTTASSSANQTTVSSSENQTTVSSSANQTTFSGTPTNVSVSQTTPSVPTTSAQASNPFYYVSFSSPEIFTPDLNKPESEAYNTRVSKVIAGCKPDYSFQQCKPDYSFQQCKQDYSFQQCKPDYSFQQCKPDYSFQQCKPDYSFQQCKPDYSFPQCKPDYSFQQCKPDYSFQQ, from the exons ATGGAGGATTCATTGACTTCAGGTCCATCCTCAACCACTGTGTTAACTCATTCTATTGTAACTCAGCCTGCTTCTACTGCCAGTGAAAACCAGGGTTTAACTTCAATTTCAGCAACTCAGCCTACTTCTACTGCCAGTGAAAACCAGGGTTCAACTTCAATTACAGCAACTCAGCCTGCTTCTTCTGCCACTGAAACCCAGGGTTCAACTTCTACTACTGTAACTCAGCCTGCTTCTACTGCCAGTGAAAACCAGGGTTCAACTTCTACTACTGTAACTCAGCCTCATTCTACTGCCAGTGAAAACCAGGGTTCAACTTCTACTACTGTAACTCAGCCTCCTTCTACTGCCAGTGAAAACCAGGGTTCAACTTCTACTACTGTAACTCAGCCTCCTTCTACTGCCAGTGAAAACCAGGGTTCAACTTCTACTACTGTAACTCAGCCTGCTTCTACTGCCAGTGAAAACCAGGGTTCAACTTCTACTACTGTAACTCAGCCTGCTTCTACTGCCAGTGAAAACCAGGGTTCAACTTCTACTACTGTAACTCAGCCTCCTTCTACTGCCAGGGAAAACCAGGGTTCAACTTCTACTACTGTAACTCAGCCTCATTCTACTGCCAGTGAAAACCAGGGTTCAACTTCTACTACTGTAACTCAGCCTCCTTCTTCTGCAAGTGAAAACCAGGGTTCAACTTCTACTACTGTAACTCAGCCTCCTTCTTCTGCAAGTGAAAACCAGGGTTCAACTTCTACTACTGTAACTCAGCCTCCTTCTACTGCCAGTGAAAACCAGGGTTCAACTTCTACTACTGTAACTCAGCCTGCTTCTACTGCCAGTGAAAACCAGGGTTCAACTTCTACTACTGTAACTCAGCCTCCTTCTACTGCCAGTGAAAACCAGGGTTCAACTTCTACTACTGTAACTCAGCCTGCTTCTACTGCCAGTGAAAACCAGGGTTCAACTTCTACTACTGTAACTCAGCCTGCTTCTACTGCCAGTGAAAACCAGGGTTCAACTTCTACTACTGTAACTCAGCCTCCTTCTACTGCCAGGGAAAACCAGGGTTCAACTTCTACTACTGTAACTCAGCCTCATTCTACTGCCAGTGAAAACCAGGGTTCAACTTCTACTACTGTAACTCAGCCTCCTTCTTCTGCAAGTGAAAACCAGGGTTCAACTTCTACTACTGTAACTCAGCCTCCTTCTTCTGCAAGTGAAAACCAGGGTTCAACTTCTACTACTGTAACTCAGCCTCCTTCTACTGCCAGTGAAAACCAGGGTTCAACTTCTACTACTGTAACTCAGCCTGCTTCTACTGCCAGTGAAAACCAGGGTTCAACTTCTACTACTGTAACTCAGCCTCCTTCTACTGCCAGTGAAAACCAGGGTTCAACTTCTACTACTGTAACTCAGCCTCCTTCTACTGCCAGTGAAAACCAGGGTTCAACTTCTACTACTGTAACTCAGCCTCCTTCTTCTGGCAGTGGAAACCAGGGTTCAACTTCAACTACAGCAACTCAGCCTGCTTCTTCTGGCAGTGGAAGCCAGGGTTCGAATTCTACTACTGTAAATCAACCTCCTTCTTCTGGCAGTGGAAACCAGGGTTCAACTTCAACTACAGCAACTCAGCCTGCTTCTTCTGGCAGTGGAAACCAGGGTTCAACTTCACCTATTGTAACTCAGCCTCCTTCTTCTGGCAGTGGAAACCAGGGTTCAACTTCTACTACTGTAACTCAGCCTACTTCTCCTCTAAATGGAACCCAACCAACTTCTATCAGTGTATCCCAAACTACAACAGCCATCCCAACAACTTCAGTTCAAGCATCAAATCATTTATTCAATGTGTCCTTCAGCTCACCTGAAACATTCACAACAGATTTGAACAGCCCCAACTCCGAAGCATATAACACCCGTGTTTCAAAAGTCATCGCAGGA CTAACGCCTTATTTCCGCTCAAAATTCTCAAATTTTCACAGGATGCGTGTGTTAAGATTTAG GAGTGGTTCTGTAATTACAGACACAGAGGTTGACTTTAGTTCAAACGGAACACTTCCTAGCCCTTCCAGTGTTAAAGATGTACTGGTGGAAGCAGCCAACAATTCATCATTGGGTTTTAACATCACAGCAGACTCAGTAAATGTCAGCACAGCCA TCATACCAACGCAAGCCCCAAGTGACACCCAAACTACAATTTTCAGTAGTGTAAACCCAACTACAGTTTCCAGCAGTGAAAACCAGACTACGGTTTCTGGCAGTGAAAACCAGACTACAGCCTCCAGCAATGAAAACCAGACTACAGTCTCCAGCAGTGAAAACCAGACTACAGTTTCCAGCAGTGCAAACCAGACTACAGCTTCCAGCAGTGCAAACCAGACTACAGCTTCCAGCAGTGCAAACAAGACTACAGTTTCCAGCAGTGCAAACCAGACTACAGCTTCCAGCAGTGCAAACCAGACTACAGTTTCCAGCAGTGCAAACCAGACTACAGTTTCCAGCAGTGCAAACCAGACTACAGCTTCCCTCAGTGCAAACCAGACTACAGCTTCCAGCAGTGCAAACCAGACTACAGTTTCCAGCAGTGAAAACCAGACTACAGTTTCCAGCAGTGCAAACCAGACTACATTTTCTGGCACTCCCACTAATGTCAGTGTGTCCCAAACTACACCAAGCGTCCCAACAACCTCAGCTCAAGCATCAAATCCTTTCTACTATGTGTCCTTCAGCTCACCTGAAATATTCACACCAGATTTGAACAAACCAGAGTCCGAAGCGTATAACACCCGTGTTTCAAAAGTCATCGCAGGA TGCAAACCAGACTACAGCTTCCAGCAGTGCAAACCAGACTACAGCTTCCAGCAGTGCAAACAAGACTACAGTTTCCAGCAGTGCAAACCAGACTACAGCTTCCAGCAGTGCAAACCAGACTACAGTTTCCAGCAGTGCAAACCAGACTACAGTTTCCAGCAGTGCAAACCAGACTACAGCTTCCCTCAGTGCAAACCAGACTACAGCTTCCAGCAGTGCAAACCAGACTACAGTTTCCAGCAGTGA